Proteins from one Syntrophaceae bacterium genomic window:
- the mrdA gene encoding penicillin-binding protein 2: MASRHNRLNGHDSAEFHKRFRLLLLIIVCAMSVLLVRMWHLQVIKGSELYQRSESNSMRNRTIRAIRGVILDTNRKVLVDNQAAFDILFHPQRAGNVQEVTKRFAALCTERSLPYPEEILEIRKTRSVEPLRIERNISREKLALVEAHTLELPGMVSEVVPVRQYLQGERMAHVIGYMGEISPEELGKEGLRYSSGDMVGKFGIERYLDAPLRGVNGAENVVVNVVGKEVRILGRLSPVAGHNVVLNIDSVLQEAAWKALDGRPGSVVALDPRNGAVLALLSSPSFDPNLFRGGISARDWKKLSQDPAHPLENRAISGQYPPGSTYKLVVAAAALEEGLITPSTSFNCTGSFTLGNRTFRCWQKHGHGRVSLHRAIVESCDVYFYNLGKLLGVDKIARYARAFGFGDVTGIDLPREKGGIIPTRDWKLARFKAPWQPGETISISIGQGYNTVTTLQLASAYGALANGGTLWRPRVIRQIEAIDGKVVQAFPPEKKSVLPIREENRILLRDALWGVVNEPGGTGGALRRKEADVAGKTGTAQVVGNAPDGKVKSFSGRFRDHALFVCFAPHEHPEIVVAVIAENAGHGGSAAAPVARKVIDAYFEQKNPAAKEQTARRDPPSRVKPAMAAVQPDPVRKEDP, encoded by the coding sequence ATGGCAAGTCGGCACAACAGGCTCAATGGCCATGACTCTGCCGAATTCCATAAGCGGTTCAGGCTGCTGCTTCTGATCATTGTCTGCGCCATGTCGGTCCTTCTGGTGCGGATGTGGCATCTTCAGGTCATCAAGGGGAGCGAGCTGTATCAGCGCTCCGAAAGCAACAGCATGCGCAACCGCACCATCCGGGCAATTCGGGGCGTGATCCTCGACACGAACCGCAAGGTGCTGGTGGATAACCAGGCCGCGTTCGACATCCTGTTTCACCCCCAGCGGGCTGGAAACGTTCAGGAGGTAACGAAACGATTCGCGGCTCTCTGCACGGAGCGTTCCCTCCCCTATCCCGAAGAGATCCTTGAAATTCGCAAAACCCGTTCCGTGGAGCCGTTGAGAATCGAACGGAACATCAGCCGCGAAAAACTCGCCCTCGTGGAAGCCCACACCCTGGAACTGCCGGGCATGGTCTCCGAGGTCGTGCCTGTCCGCCAGTATCTGCAGGGGGAAAGGATGGCCCATGTCATCGGGTACATGGGCGAGATCAGCCCCGAAGAACTGGGAAAAGAAGGATTGCGGTACAGCAGTGGAGACATGGTTGGCAAGTTCGGCATCGAGCGGTACCTGGACGCACCCCTGCGGGGAGTCAACGGCGCCGAGAACGTCGTCGTCAACGTGGTGGGCAAAGAGGTCCGGATCCTGGGACGACTCTCGCCCGTCGCAGGGCACAACGTCGTCCTGAACATCGATTCCGTCCTCCAGGAGGCCGCCTGGAAGGCCCTGGATGGCAGGCCCGGATCGGTCGTCGCCCTGGACCCCCGCAACGGAGCCGTCCTGGCCCTGCTCAGTTCCCCCTCCTTCGATCCGAACCTGTTTCGGGGAGGGATTTCCGCCAGGGACTGGAAAAAGCTGAGCCAGGATCCAGCCCACCCTCTGGAGAACCGGGCCATCTCCGGTCAGTATCCACCGGGGTCCACCTATAAGCTGGTCGTCGCTGCAGCGGCCCTCGAAGAGGGACTCATCACCCCGTCCACCTCCTTCAACTGCACCGGATCCTTTACCCTGGGAAACCGGACCTTCCGCTGCTGGCAGAAGCACGGCCACGGCCGCGTCTCCCTCCACCGGGCCATCGTTGAGTCCTGCGACGTCTACTTCTACAACCTGGGCAAACTTCTCGGCGTCGACAAGATCGCCCGGTATGCCCGCGCCTTCGGATTCGGCGACGTCACCGGCATCGACCTGCCCCGGGAAAAGGGGGGCATCATCCCAACAAGGGACTGGAAGCTCGCCCGCTTCAAGGCTCCCTGGCAGCCGGGGGAAACCATTTCCATTTCCATCGGCCAGGGTTATAACACCGTGACGACGCTGCAACTTGCCTCGGCATACGGCGCCTTGGCGAACGGGGGCACCCTCTGGCGTCCCCGCGTTATCCGCCAGATCGAAGCTATTGACGGAAAGGTCGTCCAGGCCTTTCCACCGGAGAAAAAGAGCGTCCTGCCGATCCGTGAGGAGAACCGCATCCTCCTCCGGGACGCCCTGTGGGGGGTCGTGAACGAGCCGGGCGGAACCGGAGGAGCGCTCCGCAGGAAGGAAGCCGACGTGGCCGGAAAAACAGGCACCGCCCAGGTTGTGGGAAACGCCCCGGATGGAAAAGTCAAAAGCTTCTCCGGCCGATTCCGCGATCATGCCCTGTTTGTCTGTTTCGCCCCCCATGAACATCCGGAAATCGTCGTCGCCGTCATTGCGGAAAACGCCGGACATGGAGGCTCGGCGGCGGCTCCCGTTGCCCGCAAGGTCATTGATGCTTATTTCGAGCAGAAGAATCCGGCCGCAAAGGAACAGACGGCCCGCCGGGATCCTCCTTCCCGGGTGAAGCCGGCCATGGCGGCCGTTCAGCCGGATCCGGTCCGGAAGGAGGATCCGTGA
- the greA gene encoding transcription elongation factor GreA, whose protein sequence is MEKMPITRAGFEKLKKDLEHLRNVDLPENVRDIEVARAHGDLSENAEYKSAKERQAFIHARIKEVEQNLSACQVIEVKAAADGRAVFGCTVAIDDLKSGDTTEYRLVGPFESDIAENKISVTSPIGRALVGRKIGEQIRVQVPGGVREIEIADVFVEPED, encoded by the coding sequence ATGGAAAAGATGCCTATCACCCGGGCCGGGTTCGAGAAGCTGAAGAAGGACTTGGAGCATCTGAGAAACGTAGATCTTCCGGAAAACGTCCGGGACATCGAAGTGGCCAGGGCACACGGAGATCTTTCGGAAAATGCGGAATACAAGTCCGCCAAGGAGCGGCAGGCTTTTATCCACGCGCGGATCAAGGAAGTGGAGCAGAACCTGTCCGCCTGTCAGGTCATCGAGGTGAAAGCGGCCGCCGACGGCCGGGCCGTCTTCGGCTGCACCGTGGCTATTGACGATCTCAAGAGCGGCGATACCACCGAGTACCGTCTGGTCGGTCCCTTTGAATCGGATATCGCGGAGAACAAGATCTCCGTGACCTCACCCATCGGCCGGGCTCTCGTCGGGCGGAAGATCGGCGAGCAGATCCGGGTCCAGGTCCCGGGCGGTGTGCGGGAGATTGAGATCGCCGACGTTTTCGTGGAGCCGGAAGACTGA
- the atpD gene encoding F0F1 ATP synthase subunit beta, whose product MNIGTIVQVIGPVVDVEFEEGKLPAIMNAITITNPAINDEEDNLIVEVAQHLGDNVVRCIAMDITDGLVRGMQVKDTGAPITVAVGQECLGRIMNVVGRPVDGLGPIVGKNFAPIHREAPSFLEQDTSVHVLETGVKVIDLLVPFPRGGKMGMFGGAGVGKTVVMMEMIHNIAMHHGGISVFAGVGERTREGNDLYLEMKQSGVIKQAALIYGQMTEPPGARARVALTALAAAEYFRDVEGQDVLLFVDNIFRFTQAGSEVSALLGRMPSAVGYQPTLATDLGELQERITSTTKGSITAVQCVYVPADDLTDPAPATTFAHLDGTVVLSRPIAELGIYPAVDPLDSTSRILDPNVLGLEHYQVARNVQVTLQKYKDLQDIIAILGMDELSEEDKLTVSRARKIQRFLSQPFFVAAQFTGTDGKFVSVADTVRGFKEILEGKHDDLPEQAFYMVGGIEEVIEKAKKLSEG is encoded by the coding sequence ATGAATATCGGAACCATTGTACAGGTCATCGGACCGGTGGTTGACGTGGAGTTCGAGGAGGGAAAACTGCCAGCCATCATGAACGCAATCACCATCACGAACCCCGCGATCAATGACGAAGAGGACAACCTGATCGTCGAGGTCGCCCAGCATCTGGGGGACAACGTGGTCCGCTGCATCGCCATGGACATCACTGACGGCCTCGTGCGGGGCATGCAGGTCAAGGATACGGGCGCTCCCATTACCGTAGCCGTAGGCCAGGAATGCCTGGGGCGGATCATGAACGTCGTCGGCCGGCCCGTGGACGGCCTCGGACCGATCGTGGGCAAAAATTTCGCCCCGATCCACCGGGAAGCGCCTTCATTTCTTGAGCAGGACACTTCGGTCCACGTTCTCGAAACGGGTGTCAAGGTGATCGATCTTCTGGTCCCCTTTCCCCGGGGCGGCAAGATGGGGATGTTCGGCGGCGCCGGCGTGGGCAAGACCGTCGTTATGATGGAAATGATCCACAATATCGCCATGCACCACGGCGGCATCTCCGTGTTCGCCGGCGTGGGCGAGCGGACCCGCGAAGGAAACGACCTGTACCTGGAAATGAAGCAGTCCGGCGTTATCAAGCAGGCCGCACTGATCTACGGCCAGATGACGGAGCCGCCGGGAGCCCGCGCGCGGGTCGCCCTGACGGCCCTGGCAGCGGCGGAGTACTTCCGCGATGTGGAAGGCCAGGACGTGCTTCTTTTCGTCGATAACATCTTCCGGTTCACCCAGGCAGGCTCCGAGGTGTCCGCCCTTCTGGGCCGCATGCCCTCGGCCGTCGGTTACCAGCCGACTCTGGCCACGGACCTCGGGGAACTCCAGGAGCGCATCACCTCGACGACAAAGGGCTCCATTACCGCCGTCCAGTGCGTATACGTTCCGGCCGACGACCTGACGGACCCCGCCCCGGCCACCACCTTCGCCCATCTCGACGGAACCGTCGTCTTGTCCCGTCCCATCGCGGAGCTGGGGATCTATCCCGCCGTGGACCCGCTGGACTCGACCTCCCGCATCCTGGACCCCAACGTCCTCGGCCTCGAGCATTACCAGGTGGCCCGGAATGTCCAGGTTACCCTGCAGAAGTACAAGGATCTGCAGGACATCATCGCCATTCTCGGCATGGACGAACTGTCGGAGGAAGACAAGCTGACGGTCAGCCGGGCCCGAAAGATTCAGCGCTTCCTGTCCCAACCGTTCTTCGTCGCCGCCCAGTTCACCGGTACGGACGGCAAGTTCGTCTCCGTGGCGGACACGGTCCGCGGCTTCAAGGAGATCCTGGAAGGAAAGCACGACGACCTGCCTGAACAGGCCTTCTACATGGTCGGCGGCATCGAAGAAGTGATCGAGAAGGCGAAGAAACTGTCTGAGGGATAA
- a CDS encoding F0F1 ATP synthase subunit alpha produces MESIKAEEISQIISQQIKDYQKKLDISETGTVLSVGDGIARVYGVQNAMAMELLEFPGGILGMVLNLERDNVGVAVLGEVTHIKEGDIVKRTGKIAQVPVGEAVLGRVIDGTGAPIDGKGPIDTTEFRRIEMVAPGVIQRQPVNQPMYTGLKAIDAMTPIGRGQRELVIGDRQIGKTAICVDAIIRQKDTGVKCIYVAIGQKKSTVAQVVENLRKHGAMPYTCVVSACASDPATVQYIAAYAGCSIGEYFRDRKQDALIIYDDLSKQAVAYRQISLLLRRPPGREAYPGDIFYNHSRLLERAARVSESLGSGSLTALPIIETQAGDVSAYIPTNVISITDGQVYLEPSLFFSGIRPAINVGLSVSRVGGAAQVKAMKQVAGTLKLDLAQYRELAAFAQFGSDLDKATQAQLDRGIRLVEILKQPQFQPMSLGKQVAILFAGTRGFLDKYDVDKLKNYEPQMLSFVESKYPEILKEIDEKQVISPELEKKMRDILTEFDTVYVA; encoded by the coding sequence ATGGAGAGCATCAAAGCAGAAGAAATCAGTCAGATCATATCCCAGCAGATCAAAGACTACCAGAAGAAGCTGGATATCAGCGAAACCGGCACGGTCCTCTCCGTGGGAGACGGTATTGCCAGAGTGTACGGCGTTCAGAATGCCATGGCCATGGAACTGCTGGAGTTCCCCGGCGGGATCCTCGGCATGGTTCTGAACCTGGAGCGGGATAACGTCGGTGTCGCCGTCCTCGGAGAAGTGACCCACATCAAGGAGGGGGACATTGTCAAGCGGACCGGTAAAATCGCTCAGGTCCCCGTCGGCGAGGCCGTCCTCGGCCGGGTCATCGACGGAACAGGCGCCCCCATTGACGGCAAGGGACCCATCGATACGACGGAATTCCGCCGTATCGAAATGGTCGCCCCCGGCGTCATTCAGCGCCAGCCGGTCAACCAGCCCATGTACACGGGACTCAAGGCCATCGACGCCATGACCCCCATCGGCCGCGGCCAGCGCGAGCTGGTCATCGGTGACCGCCAGATCGGCAAAACGGCCATTTGCGTCGACGCCATCATCCGCCAGAAGGACACGGGCGTGAAGTGCATTTACGTGGCCATCGGCCAGAAGAAATCCACCGTCGCCCAGGTGGTCGAGAACCTCCGCAAACACGGTGCCATGCCTTACACCTGCGTCGTCTCCGCCTGCGCCAGCGACCCGGCAACGGTCCAATACATCGCTGCCTACGCAGGATGCAGCATTGGCGAATACTTCCGGGACCGCAAGCAGGATGCCTTGATCATCTATGATGACCTTTCCAAGCAGGCGGTCGCCTACCGGCAGATCTCCCTGCTCCTGCGGCGTCCCCCCGGACGGGAAGCCTACCCCGGCGACATTTTTTACAACCATTCGCGGCTTCTCGAGCGCGCCGCCCGCGTCAGCGAGAGTCTGGGCAGCGGGTCCCTCACGGCCCTGCCGATCATCGAGACCCAGGCCGGCGACGTTTCCGCCTACATCCCCACAAACGTTATTTCCATTACCGACGGCCAGGTCTACCTGGAGCCAAGCCTCTTCTTCTCCGGCATCCGTCCGGCCATCAACGTCGGTCTGTCGGTCTCCCGCGTCGGCGGTGCTGCTCAGGTGAAGGCCATGAAGCAGGTGGCGGGAACCCTGAAGCTCGACCTCGCCCAGTACCGCGAACTGGCTGCGTTCGCCCAGTTCGGCAGCGATCTGGACAAGGCCACCCAGGCCCAGCTCGACCGTGGCATCCGGCTCGTGGAAATCCTGAAACAGCCCCAGTTCCAGCCGATGTCCCTTGGCAAGCAGGTCGCTATCCTCTTTGCCGGCACCCGCGGCTTCCTGGACAAGTACGATGTAGACAAGCTGAAAAACTACGAACCGCAGATGCTGAGCTTCGTCGAAAGCAAGTATCCGGAAATCCTGAAGGAAATCGACGAGAAGCAGGTCATCAGCCCCGAACTGGAAAAGAAGATGCGGGATATTCTCACCGAGTTTGACACGGTATACGTCGCCTGA
- a CDS encoding 3-oxoacid CoA-transferase, which produces MEAAKPANPLEMIAYVLSLQIRDHQVVYVGTGLPMVAAILARKTHAPHITMVYESGGQDPIPGDMPWSVGDPFTWRKAALIQEMAYSFAQAYNGYVDIAFLGFAQVDMYGNVNTHQIGTDFLHPKVRLTGSGGNNDLTSVTENIVLVGLHTPDKFLPRVDFITSVGHLNGGNSRREAGLPGNGPVAVVTNAGVLDFEPATKRMRVQSLQPGMTFEFAQMCTGFELLRPEGDIPVTPVPDRAVLDILRTEVDPHGIFTKIPGL; this is translated from the coding sequence ATGGAAGCAGCAAAACCCGCCAATCCTCTGGAAATGATTGCCTATGTTCTCTCGCTGCAGATCCGGGACCATCAGGTTGTCTATGTCGGAACGGGTCTGCCCATGGTTGCGGCGATCCTGGCGAGAAAGACCCACGCCCCGCACATCACGATGGTCTATGAATCGGGCGGGCAGGACCCCATCCCGGGAGACATGCCGTGGTCCGTCGGGGATCCCTTCACGTGGAGAAAAGCGGCGCTGATCCAGGAAATGGCCTATTCCTTCGCCCAGGCCTACAACGGTTATGTGGACATCGCCTTCCTGGGATTCGCCCAGGTCGACATGTACGGCAATGTCAACACCCATCAGATCGGGACGGATTTTCTCCACCCCAAGGTCCGCCTGACCGGTTCCGGAGGTAACAATGATCTCACCTCCGTCACCGAAAATATCGTACTCGTGGGACTGCACACTCCGGACAAGTTTCTCCCCCGGGTGGATTTTATTACAAGTGTTGGCCACCTGAACGGAGGGAACTCGAGAAGGGAAGCGGGACTCCCGGGAAACGGCCCCGTGGCGGTGGTGACCAACGCCGGTGTCCTCGACTTTGAACCGGCTACCAAGCGCATGCGCGTTCAATCCCTGCAACCCGGGATGACCTTCGAATTTGCCCAGATGTGCACCGGCTTCGAGCTGTTGAGGCCGGAAGGAGACATTCCGGTGACGCCAGTACCCGACCGGGCCGTTCTGGATATCCTGCGAACGGAGGTGGATCCTCACGGCATCTTCACGAAGATTCCAGGCCTGTAG
- a CDS encoding polymer-forming cytoskeletal protein produces MFGKKKADDIQAFLSRGSSFQGNLTFRGSIRIDGDVSGRIIGDGLLVIGEGARIEADIDVPSVRISGAVLGAITARESIHVTPTGSLRGDIHTAVLVCEAGGFYTGHCQMQQADDDPPNDG; encoded by the coding sequence ATGTTCGGGAAAAAAAAGGCGGATGATATCCAGGCATTTCTGAGCAGGGGCTCGTCCTTTCAGGGAAACCTGACCTTTCGCGGCTCCATCCGAATCGATGGAGACGTGTCGGGTCGCATCATCGGGGACGGCTTGCTCGTGATCGGCGAGGGGGCGCGGATCGAGGCCGACATCGACGTCCCGTCGGTCCGGATCAGCGGTGCCGTTCTGGGAGCCATAACGGCACGCGAGTCGATCCACGTGACCCCGACGGGAAGCCTCCGGGGTGACATTCACACGGCTGTTCTTGTATGCGAAGCGGGAGGTTTTTACACCGGGCATTGCCAGATGCAACAGGCCGACGACGACCCGCCGAACGACGGATGA
- the atpG gene encoding ATP synthase F1 subunit gamma: MAALKDIKRKISAVQKTRQITKAMNMVAASKFKSAQMRMENFRPYAIKFMDVMSSLALRVDASSHPLLAVRPAKRIRIICMTSDRGLCGGFNTNLTKTTERFITAKKQEGAEVTLVTVGRKGRDFFRKKEKITAEWVDQLGRFTMNLGVQIGDAIIPSFLAEEYDELYLIYNEFRNVSIQRPSVVRLFPLPTIGQQEEVEPEKRLDYIYEPSEEYLLDKMLRMYVHVLLFRALLETSAGENGARMAAMDNATKNCEELITSLSLKYNKARQAAITAELMDIVGGTEALAKS, encoded by the coding sequence GTGGCCGCATTAAAAGACATCAAACGTAAAATATCCGCCGTCCAGAAGACGAGGCAGATCACCAAGGCCATGAACATGGTGGCCGCTTCCAAGTTCAAGTCGGCACAGATGCGGATGGAAAATTTCCGTCCCTATGCCATCAAGTTCATGGACGTCATGAGCAGCCTCGCCCTCCGGGTGGATGCATCCTCCCACCCGCTCCTGGCGGTGCGTCCGGCAAAGCGGATCCGGATCATCTGCATGACCTCAGACCGGGGGCTCTGCGGCGGGTTCAATACAAATCTGACGAAGACCACAGAAAGGTTCATCACCGCCAAGAAGCAGGAAGGGGCGGAGGTGACTTTGGTGACCGTGGGCCGCAAGGGAAGGGATTTTTTCCGCAAGAAGGAAAAGATAACGGCGGAGTGGGTCGATCAGCTCGGTCGCTTCACCATGAACCTGGGTGTTCAGATCGGCGATGCCATCATCCCCTCGTTTCTGGCGGAGGAGTACGATGAGCTGTATCTGATCTATAACGAGTTCCGGAACGTCTCCATCCAGAGGCCGTCGGTTGTTCGCCTGTTCCCTCTCCCGACCATCGGGCAGCAGGAAGAGGTGGAACCGGAAAAACGGCTCGATTACATCTATGAGCCCTCTGAGGAGTACCTTCTGGACAAGATGCTCCGGATGTACGTCCATGTCCTCCTCTTCCGGGCACTCCTGGAAACGAGTGCCGGAGAGAACGGCGCCCGGATGGCCGCCATGGACAACGCGACAAAGAACTGCGAGGAGCTGATCACGAGTCTTTCCCTCAAGTACAACAAGGCCCGGCAGGCCGCGATCACCGCCGAACTCATGGACATCGTAGGCGGTACGGAAGCCTTGGCCAAATCATAG
- the rodA gene encoding rod shape-determining protein RodA, with the protein MKFDRRLLLNFDWTLFGMILIICFVGVMNIYSTGYSLADARHTPLYIKQMQSLTIGILAMFIAFSVDYRFIARHAYVIYGFSIALLITVFFLGTAVKGSQRWINLGGFSFQPSELMKLTLIPALARYFHEHRIPRPYRLRELAIPFLIAFLPFLIILKQPDLGTALMLLIIFVSMVFFVGVRLKSFLLAAGGILTLLPAAWFFLKDYQKQRLMTFLDPNQDPLGTGYHILQSMIAVGSGGFLGKGFLKGTQTQLKFLPEQQTDFIFSVFAEEWGFLGGLVLVLLFLALILWGVKIARHARDYAGMLIAFGITMLFFWEVFINIGMVLGLLPVVGIPLPFISYGGSSLVVMMTAVGLLLNISVRRYILQS; encoded by the coding sequence GTGAAGTTCGACCGCAGGCTGCTTCTCAATTTCGACTGGACGCTGTTCGGGATGATTCTGATCATCTGTTTCGTCGGTGTCATGAACATCTACAGCACGGGTTACAGCCTGGCCGATGCCCGCCATACGCCTCTCTACATCAAGCAGATGCAGTCGCTGACCATCGGCATCCTGGCCATGTTCATCGCCTTTTCCGTGGATTACCGGTTCATCGCCCGCCATGCATATGTTATTTACGGATTCTCCATCGCTCTGCTGATTACCGTCTTCTTTCTCGGAACCGCCGTCAAGGGGTCCCAGCGGTGGATCAACCTGGGAGGGTTCTCGTTTCAGCCATCGGAGCTGATGAAGCTCACCCTCATCCCGGCGCTGGCCCGATACTTTCACGAACACCGCATCCCGCGGCCCTATCGCCTGCGCGAACTGGCGATCCCGTTCCTGATTGCTTTCCTGCCGTTCCTGATCATTCTCAAGCAGCCGGACCTGGGGACCGCCCTGATGCTGCTGATCATCTTCGTTTCGATGGTCTTTTTTGTCGGCGTGCGCCTGAAATCCTTCCTGCTGGCAGCGGGAGGAATCCTGACCCTGCTTCCGGCGGCCTGGTTTTTCCTGAAGGACTATCAAAAGCAGCGGCTCATGACGTTTCTGGACCCGAACCAGGATCCGCTGGGGACGGGCTATCACATTCTCCAATCCATGATAGCCGTGGGCTCCGGCGGTTTCCTCGGGAAGGGATTTCTGAAAGGAACCCAGACCCAGCTCAAATTCCTTCCGGAACAGCAGACGGATTTCATCTTCTCCGTATTTGCCGAAGAGTGGGGATTCCTGGGCGGCCTGGTGCTGGTGCTGCTGTTTCTGGCCCTCATTCTCTGGGGAGTCAAAATTGCCCGCCATGCCCGGGACTACGCAGGGATGCTGATTGCCTTCGGAATCACGATGCTTTTCTTCTGGGAGGTCTTCATCAACATCGGCATGGTGCTGGGGCTTCTTCCCGTCGTGGGCATTCCTCTGCCCTTCATCAGTTACGGGGGGTCCTCTCTGGTGGTTATGATGACCGCCGTGGGACTGCTCTTGAATATTAGCGTTCGTCGCTACATCCTCCAGTCCTGA
- the atpH gene encoding ATP synthase F1 subunit delta: MIGSEISKRYAKAFFELAGEENKYEVFYEDLNRFSGVLASSKDLKEFFANPVFNHIEKKQIMDYLLGRIELSPLTANFLGLLVDKGRIGLLDEIVASYRDMMDKTLQRVQVSVRTAYPLSAEQQASLLKQLEEITKRKADMSVMEDPSLLAGIVVRVGDTVYDGSVRTQLNNIRNLLGEEI, from the coding sequence TTGATCGGCAGCGAGATTTCCAAGCGATATGCCAAGGCGTTCTTTGAACTCGCCGGCGAGGAAAACAAGTATGAGGTGTTCTACGAGGACCTGAACCGCTTTTCCGGGGTTTTGGCCTCCAGTAAGGATCTCAAGGAATTCTTCGCCAACCCTGTCTTCAACCACATCGAAAAGAAGCAGATCATGGACTATCTGCTCGGGCGGATCGAATTGTCCCCGCTGACGGCCAACTTTCTCGGCCTCCTGGTGGACAAGGGCCGGATCGGTCTTTTGGATGAGATCGTCGCCAGTTACCGGGACATGATGGACAAGACCCTTCAGAGGGTCCAGGTATCCGTTCGGACGGCTTATCCGCTGAGCGCGGAACAGCAGGCCAGTCTCTTGAAGCAGTTGGAGGAGATCACGAAGAGAAAGGCGGACATGTCCGTCATGGAGGATCCCTCCCTTCTGGCCGGTATTGTGGTCCGTGTCGGTGATACGGTCTATGACGGGAGCGTCCGGACGCAATTGAACAACATCAGGAATCTCTTAGGGGAGGAAATATAA
- a CDS encoding F0F1 ATP synthase subunit epsilon has product MADELMVEIVTPERMVFNGKVEEITVPGSEGEFGVLKGHAALLSGVDIGALSFTQEGKKRNFAVADGYVEVTATKVTILVESAERSDMIDKERAQRAKQLAEEKMAKLSKEDPEYDKAKATLDKALIRLSVAEKN; this is encoded by the coding sequence ATGGCTGATGAGTTGATGGTGGAAATTGTCACCCCCGAGCGGATGGTATTCAACGGGAAAGTTGAAGAGATCACCGTTCCCGGATCGGAGGGAGAGTTTGGGGTCCTGAAAGGGCATGCGGCTCTCTTGAGCGGGGTGGACATTGGTGCCCTGAGCTTCACCCAGGAGGGGAAAAAGCGGAACTTCGCCGTTGCCGACGGCTACGTGGAAGTTACCGCGACGAAAGTTACGATTCTGGTGGAGAGCGCCGAGCGGTCGGATATGATCGACAAGGAGCGCGCCCAGCGGGCGAAGCAGCTTGCCGAGGAGAAGATGGCAAAACTCTCCAAGGAAGACCCCGAATACGACAAGGCGAAGGCCACGCTGGACAAGGCCCTGATCCGCCTGAGCGTAGCTGAGAAAAACTGA
- a CDS encoding ATP synthase F0 subunit B yields MIDIDSTLWLQLVNFIVLIFILNVLLYKPILGIMEKRKQQFDGARDEVRGLHEAVEKKMAEYEEAVRKAKQAAMEQKAEYVKEGAEEARKIVDAVRGVIPKMMEEFQGKMNREIDEARGVLKNQSQRLSLEIAEKVLGRSLQ; encoded by the coding sequence GTGATCGACATCGACTCCACCCTTTGGCTGCAACTGGTTAATTTCATCGTTCTAATCTTTATCCTGAATGTTCTCCTTTACAAACCCATTCTCGGGATTATGGAGAAGCGCAAACAGCAGTTCGATGGTGCCCGGGACGAGGTTCGCGGTCTTCACGAGGCCGTCGAAAAGAAGATGGCCGAGTACGAGGAGGCCGTCCGCAAGGCCAAGCAGGCCGCCATGGAACAAAAAGCGGAATACGTAAAGGAAGGCGCCGAAGAGGCTCGGAAGATTGTCGATGCGGTACGAGGCGTCATTCCGAAGATGATGGAAGAGTTCCAGGGGAAAATGAACCGCGAGATCGACGAGGCCCGTGGCGTCCTGAAAAACCAGTCCCAGCGCCTGTCCTTGGAGATCGCTGAGAAAGTGTTGGGAAGGAGTCTCCAGTAA
- a CDS encoding ATP synthase F0 subunit B — translation MKDRFTEMLRSRGMYLALTLTGLLILAWSPDLLAAGGGEHSEGGGANMKEFMFKVINFAILVGLLWWLLAKKVKEFFVGRRASIRTEIDDTEAQKAEARKKFDEYSSRLTKMTDEISGIAEIIKAQGQAEKDKIIADAKKAAEKMQEDTKARMEQEFQKGSAALRLEAAQLAVEMAEEILKKNITAQDHNDMVRDYLDKVVTKH, via the coding sequence ATGAAGGATCGGTTTACTGAAATGTTGCGCTCGCGCGGAATGTACCTCGCCCTGACCCTTACGGGGCTCCTGATTCTCGCCTGGTCGCCCGATTTACTGGCCGCGGGTGGTGGAGAGCACAGCGAGGGCGGCGGCGCCAATATGAAAGAATTCATGTTCAAGGTCATCAACTTCGCCATCCTCGTGGGTCTTCTCTGGTGGCTTCTGGCCAAGAAGGTCAAGGAGTTCTTTGTCGGACGGCGTGCCTCAATCCGTACCGAGATTGATGACACGGAGGCCCAGAAGGCCGAGGCCCGGAAGAAGTTCGATGAATATTCTTCCCGGCTGACCAAGATGACCGATGAGATCAGCGGGATCGCTGAAATCATCAAGGCTCAGGGACAGGCGGAAAAGGATAAGATCATCGCCGACGCCAAGAAAGCGGCGGAAAAAATGCAGGAAGACACGAAAGCCCGGATGGAACAGGAGTTCCAGAAGGGGAGTGCGGCGCTTCGATTGGAAGCGGCCCAGCTTGCCGTGGAAATGGCCGAAGAGATCCTCAAAAAGAACATCACCGCCCAGGATCACAATGACATGGTGCGGGACTACTTAGACAAGGTGGTGACCAAACATTGA